In Vicinamibacterales bacterium, the DNA window AAATGAGAAAGGCGAAGGACTCAGGCACGATCGGTCTCCGAGCGCTGTGGCCTGAGCATCAGCATCTCGACGGCCTGCCGGGCCGGCGTCCGGCCTTCGAGCACGGCGGCCATCTGCGCCGCCAGGGGCAGTTCGACGCCGTGGCGCGCGCCGAGCGCCAGCGCCGCAGCGGTGGTTCGCACCCCTTCCGCGACCATCCGCATCTCGCCGAGGATGTCGTGCAGCGCGCGGCCCCGCCCCAGCTCGATGCCGACGTGGCGGTTGCGGCTGAGATCGCCCGTGCAGGTGAGCACGAGGTCGCCCAGGCCGCTCAGCCCGGCAAGCGTCTCGCGCCGGCTGCCCTCGGCGCACGCCAGCCGGGACATCTCCACCAGCCCCCGCGTGATCAACGCCGCCATCGCATTGTGGCCGATGCCCAGCCCTTCGACCACGCCGGCGGCGATGGCGATCACGTTCTTCAGCGCCCCGCCAAACTCCACCCCGGTCACGTCGTCACTGCCGTACAGCCGGAGCGCGGGCCCCTTCAGCGTGTGCTGCACGCGCGCCGCGGCCTCCGGATCGTGAGAGGCGACCACTACGGCGGTGGGAAGAGCGCGCCCGACTTCGAGCGCGAAGCTGGGACCGGACAGCACCGCGATCGGCCGCCCCGCTCCGGTCTCCTCGGCCGCGACCTGCGACATCCGCGCGAGCGAGTCGATCTCCAGCCCCTTGGTCGCGCTGACGAGGACGGCGCCGTCGCGGAGCAGCGGCGCCGCCGCGCGAAGGACCTTGCGCATGCCGTGCGACGGCACTGCCGCGATCACGACGGTGGCGTTCGCCAGCGCCGTCTCGAGCGACGCGGTCGGCGCGATCGACGGGGCGAGCGTGATGCCGGGCAGGTACGCCGCGTTCGCGCGCGTGCGCGTCATCTCGGCCATCAGCGAGGCATCGCGGCCCCACAGATCGACGGCATGGCCGATCCGCGCGCAGTGTACCGCCAGCGCCGTTCCCCAGCTGCCCGCCCCGAGCACGGCGATCCGCCCGCTCAACGCCGGTCCCCGAAGCGCCGTTCCGTGCCGCGGGCGATCCGGCGCACGTTCGCGCGATGCCGGAAAAGGATCAACGCCGCGATCCCCGTGGCCGCGAGCAGCACGGACGTCGGCGCGCCCGCGATCCACGCCGCCGTCGGCAGCGTCACGGTCGCCGCCACCGATCCCAGCGAGACGACGCGCGTGAACACGACCGCGGCGGCGAAGACCAGCGTCGCCACGACGGTGGCGACAGGCGCGAGAACCGCGAACGCGCCCGCCGCGACCGCGACACCCTTGCCGCCATGGAAGCGAAGCCACACCGGATAGATGTGCCCGACAACCGCCGCCGCGCCGGCCGCGGCCATCGACGGCACGCTTCCGACCGCCGCATAGGCGGCGAGCACGGTCGCCGCCCCCTTGACGATGTCCAGCGTCATCACGGTGACGCCCAGGTGCAGCCCGGACGTCCGCACGACGTTCGCGGCGCCGACGTTGCCGCTCCCCGCCACGCGCACGTCCACGCCGGCGCGCCGCGCCAGGAGGAATGCGAACGGCACCGATCCGATCGCATACCCGAGCAGGATCCAGGGGAGCATCCTTCTAGTCTACCGCTCGGCGCTGTCGGCTTCCGGCTACCGGCTTCCGGCTTCCGGCTTCCAGCTTTCCGGCTTCCTGGGGCGCTACACTGCGGCGTGATGCGGCTGTTTGTCGCGATCGAACTCTCTGACGATGTCCGGCGTGCAATGGCGGCTGTCGCCTCCGGGCTGCGACAGAAGCTCGGGGGCTCCGTGCGTGCTCGCTGGACTCCTGTCGAGAACATGCACCTGACCGTGCGGTTCATCGGCCACGTCGACGACGAACGCGTTCCCGCGGTCGTCGCAGCGTTGAAGCCGTCCCTGGGGACAGGGCCCGTTGAGATTGCGTTCGGTCGATGCGGCGTGTTTCCATCGCACGGACCGCCGCGTGTCTTGTGGATCGGTGTTGCCGCGGGGGCTTCCTCCCTGAAGGCAATACACGATGAGCTGAATGACCGCCTGCGGCCGCTGGGGTTCGAGCCGGAAACGCGGCCGTACAGCGCCCATTTGACGCTCGCCCGAGTGCAGGACGTCCCGCGCGCCGCGGCCGCCGCGCTCCGGGATGCGATGCGAACCACTGCTGCGACGGACGCGCGCTGCCGCATCGATCACGCAACGGTCTTCGAAAGCCGGCCTTCCCCCCGCGGCTCGACCTACTTCCCGCTGGTGAACATACCGTTGTCGTAGCCGGAAGCCGGAAGCCGGCAGCCCCTCACCTCAGCATCCGTCTCACTCGATCCATCGCCGCCTGGGTTGCCTGGAACTTCACCATCGGCCGTGGGCCGACGAACGAATACGTGTGCACGTACGCCGGCTGCTCCTGCACCAGCACGCCGATGACGACCGTGCCCACCGGCTTGGCGGGCGTGCCGCCTCCCGGACCGGCGATGCCGGTGATGCCGATGGCCACGTCCGCGCCGGTGCGCTCGCGGATGCCCTCCGCCATTTTGACCGCGACCGGCTCGCTGACCGCGCCGTGTTCCGCCAGCACCGCCGCCGGGACGCCCAGCATCGCGGTCTTGTCTTCGTTCGCATACACGACGACGCCGGCGCGGACGTAGCGGGAACTGCCGGGAACGTCGGTCAGCCGCGACATCAGCAGGCCGCCCGTGCAGGATTCGGCCGCGGCGATCGTCAGGCCGCGCGACGCGAGCAGCTCGCCGACCACCTGCTCCATCGGCTTCCCCTCGAGGCTGTAGACGTGGTCGCCGATGACCTCGAGCAACTGGCCGCGCGCCTGCGCCAGCGCCGCGCGCGCCCGCGTCTCGTCCTCGTCGTGCACGGTGAGATGCAGCTCGATCTGCCCCATCACGGCGAGGATCGTGGTGCTGATCGGCGGCACCGCGTCGCGCCACCGCGAGTAGATCGGCTGGATCGCCTGCTCGACGTGCGACTCCCCCTTGCCGGTGATGAACAGCGACGTGCGGTAGGTGCGGAGCCGGCCGGCGCGATCGCGCAGCGGACCGCTGCAGACGAGATCGAACATCGGCTGCAGCTCGCGCGGCGGCCCCGGCAGCAGAATGACGATCCGTCCCTCGTACTCGCCGGTCGCGGCGATGAAGAGCCCCGGCGCCGTGCCGTTGGGATTGTCGAGGACGATGGCGCCGCGAGGCACCTGCCCCTGGCGCCGGTTCACCTCCGGCATCACCAGGCCGCGGCGTTCGAAGCGGGATCGAATCTTCGCCACGATCGCTTCGTCGATCGTCATCGGCAGGCCGAGGACGCCGGCCACGACCTCCCGCGTCAGATCGTCGTCGGTCGGTCCGAGCCCGCCGGTCAGCACGATCACGTCCGATCGCGCCAGCGCCTGCCGGAACACCGCGGCAAGATCGCCGGCGTCGTCGCCGACCACCGACTTGATGCGCAGGTCGATGCCCAGGCCCGAGAGCCGATCGGAGAGGAACAGCGAGTTGGTGTCGGCGCGCGTCGATCCCAGCAGCTCGGATCCGACGGCAATGACTTCGGCTCTCATGAGAACCAGCCCGGCGCGATCCACATCAGCCCGCGCAGCGCCACGTTGGCGTACACGCCCGCCATCGCATCGTCGGCCATGATGCCGAAGCCGCCGTGGAACTTCTCGAGGCGATCGGCGGGAAACGGCTTGATGACATCGAACACGCGAAAGAGGAAAAACCCCGCCAGCATCGCCGCCCAACCCGTGGGGACGAACGCGAGCGTGATCAGCATGCCGACGACTTCGTCGACGACGACCGGCCCCGGATCGATGCCGCCGAAGAAGCGTTCGGCGTGAGTCGCGGCCCAGGCGCCGGCGGCGAAGATCGCGGCGATCGCGGCGACCTCCACGATCGGCGATCCGGTCCACCTGACCAGAAGAAAGACGAGCAGGCCGGCGGCGGAGCCGGCGGTTCCCGGGGCAATCGGGAAGTAGCCGCAGTAGCCGGCGGTGGCGATGAAGACGGCGAAGCGGGTCACGCTTTTACGACGCGTGTATCCGCGAGGCGATCGTGCAGCGCCCGCCGGTCGCCGCCGAGGAGCGCGGGCAGGAAGCCGAGGCCGAGCGGCAGCGCCGACACCACGGATGCGGCGGCGCGCAGCACGGCCTGCTCGAACGTGACGCGATCGCCGGCGCGCGGCCCGGGATCGGCGGAGACGACGCGCGTGCCCGCCGCCATTTTCCCGATGGTTTGACCGCTTGCGGCGACGAAGGCGGCGAGATAACCCCCGTTCAGGAGCGCGAGGAACGCCAGGAACGGCGCGAGCGGCAAGGTCAGCGCCTGCGCGAACGTGAGATCGCAGATCCGCAGCGTGAAATACAGGACGATCACGTCGATCGTCCCGAGCAGCAGCAGATCCAGCGCGCCACCGGCGAGACGCGCGCCGATGGACGCAATCCCGGACGCCGCGGCCGCTTCGGCCCGCGCCTCCCGGTGCGGGTGGACGAGCGGTGCGTCGCGTTCATCGGATGGCCTGGCGAGCGCCGCAGGCGGCGGGCCGAGATCCGCCGTGTCGAGCGCCAGCCGCGGCTCGACGGGCGCCGCTTCGCGGCGCGGCCGCGGCCGCGGGACGGCTGGGGCGGCGCGGCGCACGGCGAGAGGCGCACGCGGCGCCGCGCCGGCGGCCACGAGCGGCGTATCCGGATCGCGCCCTTCGCCGGTGAACAGCGGCAGATTGGGCGCCTCGTTCAGGGAGAGATCGGCCAGCGGACCGACCGGTTCGGAACCGTTCTGGATCGGGAGATCGATGCCGCCGGCAGCTTCGCCGCCGCCGGCGAGCGAGAACTCGTAGCCGCAATTGCGGCAGCGATCGCCGCTATCGAAGCTGATGTACTGACACTTGGGACATTTCATTACTCGCGATTCACCGTGTCTCTGCCGATGCCGCACGCGCCGCCGCGAGAAGCTGCCGCTGGATCTCGGCGCGCAGCTCGTCGGCCTGCGGCCGAAGCGGGTCGCCGGGACGCACGGCCTCGAGCGCGCTCAGCGCGTCGCGCAGCCGGCCGACGCCGGACCAGGCGCGGGCGCGGGCGAGCGAGACCTCCGAGGCCGTGGGGACCGGGAGCGGCGACTCCGGCATCACGGCGACGGAGGTGCTCGCCGGCCACGGGCTCCACGGGAACACGCCGGAGCTCCAGGCGATCATGACCAGCACGCCGGAGGCGAGCCCGATCGCGAGCACCAGCAGCAGCGTGGCGGCACGGATGCCGCGCCGCTCGCCGGCGGGACTGTGATCGGTGACCGGATGCCGCGACGTCCGCGGCACCTCGGCGGTGGGCGTCACCTGCACCGGCGACAGGCGCTGCAGGCGATCGAGCATGGCGAGCGCTTCGTCCGGCTGCGCGCCGCGCTCGACCGCGGATGTCAGCAGGCGGCGCGCCCCTTCGGCGTCGCCGCGCTGGAAGGCCGCGGCGCCGGTCTGCAGCAGCTCTTCCCCTTCGCGCTGCCGCTCCGCGACCGCGCCCCGCGCCCGCTCGATGTAGGCGCGCGCGCGGGCGTGGCTGCGATCGAGAAAGAGCACGCGCGTCCACACGCTGATTGCGAGCTCGTACTGTCCGCTGAAATAATGGTCGAGTCCGGCGAGGAGGAGCTCCTCGATTCGCGATGCTGAACTTTCCTGGTCGCGAAGCGGATCCGCCATGTCAGGATTGGCGGGATTATACATGCATCGCATGCCAATCATCGAGTGCATTCCCAACGTCAGCGAAGGCAGACGCCCTGAAATCGTCGACGGGATCGCCGCCGCGATCCGCGCCGTCCCGGGCGTCCGGCTGCTCGACTACTCCTCGGATCCGTCGCACAACCGTTCGGTGTTCACGCTGGCGGGCGACGCCGGACCGGTGAAGGCGGCGGTGCTGGCGATTTACGGGCAGGCGCTGGAATCGATCGATCTCCGCCAGCATTCCGGCGAGCACCCGCGTCTCGGCGCCGTCGACGTCGTGCCGTTCGTCCCAATCGAAGGGGTGACGATGGAGGCGTGCGTCGCGCTGGCGAAGGACACCGGACGGGAGGTCGCCGAGCGATTCGGCGTGCCGGTGTATCTCTACGAAGAGGCGTCGGCCAATCCGGCGCGGAGGAACCTCGAGGACATCCGCCGCGGCGAATTCGAAGGGCTGGCGGCGAAGATGGGGTCCGAAGGCTGGGCGCCGGACTTCGGGCCCGCGGCGCCCCACCCGGCGGCGGGGGCTTCGGTGATCGGCGCCCGCATGCCGCTCATCGCCTACAACATCAACCTGAACACCGATCGGCTCGACGTGGCGAAGAAGATCGCCGCCGCGATCCGCCACAGCAGCGGCGGGTTCCGCTTCGTGAAGGCCGCCGGCTTCGAACTCAAGGACCGCGGCATCGTCCAGGTATCGATGAACCTGACCGATTACGAGAGGACGCCGATCTTCCGCGTGTTCGAGACCGTGAAGCGCGAAGCGGAGCGCTACGGCGTCTCGATCCTGGAAAGCGAGATCGTGGGCCTGGTTCCGGCGGCGGCCCTGAATGCGGCCGCCGAGTACTACCTGCAGATCGCCGGCTTCAAGGCCGATCAGGTTCTCGAGAACAAGCTGCGGACGGTGCCGTAACTCGAAGTATCGAAGATCTCGAAGACCGCGAAGGTCATTTCGGACGTCGCAGCTCGAAGGACTCGAAGAGCGAAGGAGACCTGTCTACGGTGCGAGACGGCGTGAACCTCCGAAACCCTCGCCCCTCGCCCCTCGATCCTCGACCCTCGATCCTCGATCCTCGACCTTCGACCTTCGACCTTCGACCTTCGACCCTTCGAACGCCGAACGAGGCTCCTTCGAGCTCCTTCGAGCTCCTTCGCCTCCTTCGCCTTCCTTCGACTCCTTCGATTGAAATGACAGTACTACGCGGGTTCCTCCTGGGTGCGCGCCAGCACGATCCCGAACGCCTTCATCTTGCGGTACAGATTGCTGCGCTCGACGCCGAGCACCTCGGCGGTGCGCGAGATGTTGCCGTTCTGGGCCGCGAGCGCGCGGAGGATGTAGTCGCGCTCGAAGCGCTCGCGCGCTTCGTGCAGGGTCGCGGCCGGCGCTCCCTCCGGCACCGCGGCGGCGACGCTGACGCCCTCGAGAAACGCCAGATCGGAGAGATGGATGGTCTCGCCCGGCACCATGATCATCAATCGCTCGATGACGTTGCGCAGCTCGCGGACGTTGCCCGGCCAGTGGTAGCTGCGCAGTCCGGTGGCGGCACCGGCATCCAGCCGCTTCGGCCGCCGCCCGTACTCGCGGGCAAACTCCGCCATGAAGTGCTCCGCCAGCAGCGGAATGTCCGAGTCGCGGTCGCGCAGCGGCGGGACGAAGATCGGAATGACGTTGAGGCGGAAGTAGAGATCCTCGCGGAACCGGCCGGCGCGGATCTCCGACGGCAGGTCCTTGTTGGTCGCCGCAATCACCCGCACGTCGACTTTCACGCTGGCGGTGCCGCCCACCGGCTCGACGATCTGCTCCTGCAGCGCGCGCAGCACCTTGGCCTGCGTCTTCAGGCTCATGTCGCCGATCTCGTCGAGGAACAGCGTCCCGCCGTCCGCGAGCTCGAACTTGCCGCGGCGATCCGACAGCGCGCCGGTGAAGGCCCCTTTCATGTGCCCGAACAGCTCGCTCTCGATCAGCTCCTCGGGGATCGCCGCGCAGTTCAGCTCGATGAACGGTCCGCGGGCGCGGCGGCTGCGCGTGTGAATCGTCCGCGCGACCAGCTCCTTGCCGGTGCCGTTCTCGCCGTAGATCAGCACGCGCCCGTTGGTCGGCGCCGCCATCGCCACGTACTCGAGCAGCTGCG includes these proteins:
- a CDS encoding NAD(P)H-dependent glycerol-3-phosphate dehydrogenase, whose amino-acid sequence is MSGRIAVLGAGSWGTALAVHCARIGHAVDLWGRDASLMAEMTRTRANAAYLPGITLAPSIAPTASLETALANATVVIAAVPSHGMRKVLRAAAPLLRDGAVLVSATKGLEIDSLARMSQVAAEETGAGRPIAVLSGPSFALEVGRALPTAVVVASHDPEAAARVQHTLKGPALRLYGSDDVTGVEFGGALKNVIAIAAGVVEGLGIGHNAMAALITRGLVEMSRLACAEGSRRETLAGLSGLGDLVLTCTGDLSRNRHVGIELGRGRALHDILGEMRMVAEGVRTTAAALALGARHGVELPLAAQMAAVLEGRTPARQAVEMLMLRPQRSETDRA
- the plsY gene encoding glycerol-3-phosphate 1-O-acyltransferase PlsY, which produces MLPWILLGYAIGSVPFAFLLARRAGVDVRVAGSGNVGAANVVRTSGLHLGVTVMTLDIVKGAATVLAAYAAVGSVPSMAAAGAAAVVGHIYPVWLRFHGGKGVAVAAGAFAVLAPVATVVATLVFAAAVVFTRVVSLGSVAATVTLPTAAWIAGAPTSVLLAATGIAALILFRHRANVRRIARGTERRFGDRR
- the thpR gene encoding RNA 2',3'-cyclic phosphodiesterase, yielding MRLFVAIELSDDVRRAMAAVASGLRQKLGGSVRARWTPVENMHLTVRFIGHVDDERVPAVVAALKPSLGTGPVEIAFGRCGVFPSHGPPRVLWIGVAAGASSLKAIHDELNDRLRPLGFEPETRPYSAHLTLARVQDVPRAAAAALRDAMRTTAATDARCRIDHATVFESRPSPRGSTYFPLVNIPLS
- a CDS encoding competence/damage-inducible protein A, producing the protein MRAEVIAVGSELLGSTRADTNSLFLSDRLSGLGIDLRIKSVVGDDAGDLAAVFRQALARSDVIVLTGGLGPTDDDLTREVVAGVLGLPMTIDEAIVAKIRSRFERRGLVMPEVNRRQGQVPRGAIVLDNPNGTAPGLFIAATGEYEGRIVILLPGPPRELQPMFDLVCSGPLRDRAGRLRTYRTSLFITGKGESHVEQAIQPIYSRWRDAVPPISTTILAVMGQIELHLTVHDEDETRARAALAQARGQLLEVIGDHVYSLEGKPMEQVVGELLASRGLTIAAAESCTGGLLMSRLTDVPGSSRYVRAGVVVYANEDKTAMLGVPAAVLAEHGAVSEPVAVKMAEGIRERTGADVAIGITGIAGPGGGTPAKPVGTVVIGVLVQEQPAYVHTYSFVGPRPMVKFQATQAAMDRVRRMLR
- a CDS encoding phosphatidylglycerophosphatase A, which produces MTRFAVFIATAGYCGYFPIAPGTAGSAAGLLVFLLVRWTGSPIVEVAAIAAIFAAGAWAATHAERFFGGIDPGPVVVDEVVGMLITLAFVPTGWAAMLAGFFLFRVFDVIKPFPADRLEKFHGGFGIMADDAMAGVYANVALRGLMWIAPGWFS
- a CDS encoding RDD family protein; its protein translation is MKCPKCQYISFDSGDRCRNCGYEFSLAGGGEAAGGIDLPIQNGSEPVGPLADLSLNEAPNLPLFTGEGRDPDTPLVAAGAAPRAPLAVRRAAPAVPRPRPRREAAPVEPRLALDTADLGPPPAALARPSDERDAPLVHPHREARAEAAAASGIASIGARLAGGALDLLLLGTIDVIVLYFTLRICDLTFAQALTLPLAPFLAFLALLNGGYLAAFVAASGQTIGKMAAGTRVVSADPGPRAGDRVTFEQAVLRAAASVVSALPLGLGFLPALLGGDRRALHDRLADTRVVKA
- the ftcD gene encoding glutamate formimidoyltransferase, whose product is MPIIECIPNVSEGRRPEIVDGIAAAIRAVPGVRLLDYSSDPSHNRSVFTLAGDAGPVKAAVLAIYGQALESIDLRQHSGEHPRLGAVDVVPFVPIEGVTMEACVALAKDTGREVAERFGVPVYLYEEASANPARRNLEDIRRGEFEGLAAKMGSEGWAPDFGPAAPHPAAGASVIGARMPLIAYNINLNTDRLDVAKKIAAAIRHSSGGFRFVKAAGFELKDRGIVQVSMNLTDYERTPIFRVFETVKREAERYGVSILESEIVGLVPAAALNAAAEYYLQIAGFKADQVLENKLRTVP
- a CDS encoding sigma-54 dependent transcriptional regulator, translated to MKERILIVDDEAGVRSALGGVLRDEGYAVEAVESGEACLDRVVRTSYDVIVLDIWLPGMDGLATLQKLQDRHVEAPVIMISGHGNIESAVRAIKMGAFDFVEKPLSLDKTVLVVSNAVKQRRLELENRELRATVDRRHTIVGESPILAQLLEYVAMAAPTNGRVLIYGENGTGKELVARTIHTRSRRARGPFIELNCAAIPEELIESELFGHMKGAFTGALSDRRGKFELADGGTLFLDEIGDMSLKTQAKVLRALQEQIVEPVGGTASVKVDVRVIAATNKDLPSEIRAGRFREDLYFRLNVIPIFVPPLRDRDSDIPLLAEHFMAEFAREYGRRPKRLDAGAATGLRSYHWPGNVRELRNVIERLMIMVPGETIHLSDLAFLEGVSVAAAVPEGAPAATLHEARERFERDYILRALAAQNGNISRTAEVLGVERSNLYRKMKAFGIVLARTQEEPA